ATTGTTGCAGTGCCTTAGGCACTTTGCCAAAAGCACCGCATAAGCTGCGAGTGTTGCTCTGGGaactacagcagcagcagcttaatATTAGACCACAATGCATCAGCACTGCTCAAATATCTCTGTacttactgtatttacttgcataatgatcgcacaaTATGTGGGTTAAATttcctgctaaaaaaaaaaaaacattcctttttcatcccgcatttgctgtgggatgacaacgggtcaacaagcaggtggctgcagctgtcagtgcgggacaccaaaacaaatggCGGCCAGCGGAGCAAGTAGAACGCGCCAAACtggattatttttcttctcacgAGTACATTACACGCACTGAAGCAGTTTCTTCCgaatcagtaatgaataatatcgttaatatcggcaagttaaCGACAACAACATAgtcatgtccactttgaggggacacaGAGATGGGCTtagcttagctgccagtgacagaaacacatgcgGGCATGCTGctgaaactgcagcatttgtcttcactgctaacctaatacagcacgttttcactaagggtgggcgaatatcttggctgcgttacaagcgtccgcatatgaatagggtacacttccaacgcatcagtgtaaacgtggccactatcgttgccgctcgcaatttgttgcgtgcccacgagtgcagacgagaagtatcgaaaggcaccttttatgttgttgaccaaaaccagtATGAAgactacaaataataaagccgaggaaAGTTTGgcgttagctttttttttcatggaagtgtggaaagcaatgaaatgaattaatggggcatctgcttaataatgttgggtgcgtgcagaccacttggtatgtcttcagGAGTCtttcgcgtagcatttgacagatggtaagtgcgatcatcattagctagactttgcacacaacatatcgctgcgacaagttcagggtgcgaccCTTACGCGAGTGAATACGGTAAAAACATTTGTGCACTGGTCTTCAATTTCTAGCAAGTAGCACCATGATACCAAAGGCCTTGCTGCAAATTGAAGTATGTAAAAAGCCAAGGGTAACACTTCCACAACCACAAATTCATCCACAAACTTTAATCTGTGTTGTCTCATTTTTACAAAGTTCCACATTGAAGGGGAAACGGGAAGGGAAGGAAGGAAGTTAAAGTAAAAAGGCATTACAAAAACTGCCATAAAAAAGTATAAAGCTGCGGGCATGTACAATATAGCGCGACGATGCACACATGGACACAGTTGAAAAATGGAAGTAAAAGGGACATACAAAGAAGGTTGATCAGGCTGAAAATTTGTTCACACAAATGGCCGAGCAAAAACGCTGTAAAAACTTTAGCTGTAAACACTCACATGAGATCTACAGTATGCTATATATGAATACAGTAACAGCACGTATGCAAAAGGTGGCGAGACAGCTGTTAAAATTTCCTTGAGCAATTCCGCATCGAGACCTCAAGATGAACTCAAGTGGCAGGAACAAAAACAGATCTCTACAACAGAAACGAGCATATAGTTACATGTGTACATAGATGTTTAACAAAAGAATGTACGACAGATGAAAAATACATTGAGAGCAAATTTACAACTTTGATATAATATAATATGCATTGCTTTGAGTATGTAGTGGATCATGAGTATAAGATGTCTTCAGCTCCTCGATCTGACCAGCCCTCCAAACAAAACATGCACGGAAGTTGGCCACCCATGCAAAAGAAGAGGAACAAAAATTGCAAATGCACTGCCGCCCCTTTCCCTCCTGACTTGCTCTGTAAAAACACGTAATGCCCTGTGCAACGAGCTCCCTTTATATAACTTTCTAGCTCTGTGCACAATGCTAAAAACCACGCATGGTATCAACTCCACAGGATCTCCCTTTCCTTCCATACTCCCTGAAAAACGAACGGCCCACCATCACAGAAGCATGAAAATGCGACAGCTCGCCTATGCTTCACTGCACAATGAGATGAAAACGACCCTTCTTTAGACCTCATTAAGAACAGAACtattacccccctccccccacccttgGAACGGAAAATGACTAAAGCCTTTCTCCAGCGCTCGAATGGCTCACTCCTTGACCTCTGTGGGGGTCTTAGTAACAACCTCCTCTACAACTTCCTTCTTGATGACCTCTTCCTTCTTGACCTCCTCAACAGTTGCTTCAGACTTTTTGACAGCATCCTCAGCAGCTGGAGTCTTGTCATCAGCAGCTGGGGCAGACTCGTCAGCAGCCTTCTTAGGCTCCTCCTCCGGTGTTTTTTTGGGAAGATGAGTGTTGAGCTCCAGTGTCTTGCAGATCTCATCCCAGTCAGCCCAATAGCGCTCCTTCATGCGCTCTACAAAGGCTAGCAGATTGGCACATTCCTGCTCCATGAACTCCAGGAGACCACCAAAGGGCACATACACAAACTGGCACAGGTGAGCAAAGGCCACACAGTCGAGCTGCACATAAGAGGAAAGGCTGTGAGCATAGTACAGGCAGCAAGCTTTTGAAACATGAACATGAAACAGGCATTGCAGAGTCATGCCACAGCACAGAAGCTGCAGGTTCTTGCCAGAAGGACTTGCAACCACTGAGCCAGGATGTAAGGGCTGTCATCTAAGTGTGCAGAGCCAATTTATCACCTCAAGGTGTATGCTTACAGGCAGGTCATAAGGCCTTAATTGGCTGGAGCTAACAGGACATTTTCCAGGTTTTAGCATGTCTTCCGTACATCGACTTCTGATCAAAGTGTGTTCACTTTGTGGAACATAAAGTGAAAGTACCTGCCTCCTTATTAATTGAGAAGTTAGTCTGCTGGTGGCGAGAGACAAAATACAGAATTGAAAGAACACATACCAAGTGAGGCTCTGTACCAAAGAAGAACTGTTTGGTGCCCAAATACTGCGACAGGTGTTTGAGGTCTTCCTTTCCAAACTCCAAGATCTCGTCTGTTGTGTGACGGCCCAGGCCATGGCCAATGGTCTGCTGCACATTCTGTACAAGAGCAAGGAGAAATTTATTAGACCAAAAAGGCTAAACCTGCACACAGGACTGCACAACACCAGATAATTTTAGTACAGTACATCCAAGAGGACTGGGCGTTTTACTGGAAGAGTCAGGTCGCAAACATGAATGGCCTGCACGGTGTAGCCATCGGGCGGCACAGCACAACCAGAGAAATGCAGAGATACTGCAGTAGTCGAGTGCATTTTACATCGCTGCAGGTGTAAATTTCCAGCAGCGTCGTAATCGTGCTACTGCCAAACACTTATGCCAGCAGCAAAATAAGATACGTTTGGTTGCTGCCATATAGTGgtatttgtctggttgagctctgaaCCACCAGGTGGGTGCGCCGTGCAGGATCTTCATGTGCACCTCTGCTCACCTGGAAAGACAGCCAGTCCGCCTGCATTTACTGGAATACCGGACACATTAAACTAGTAACGAATGCGCTGCAACATTTGTCATGGCAGCAATCTCCCTGTGCGACTACTGAGCTTTCCTGCAGTGTGCAAGTAACATCGTTGCTAGCAATCAACAGAAAGGAAAAGTTGCTTTTGATATGATGTGCCGAGGCACTATCTCTCTGCATCTGGAGGAAGTTTTGAAGGAGCACAACTACCTGGGGGGTCACGACGTACCAGAAGAACATAAAAAGTGACCCACCGGTGGGTGAACATGCACAGGAATAGAGCCTTGCAAAAAGTGCTGCCGCAGTGAATGGGAAAAGTTTGCAATACAATACTTGTGCAATACATCCCCATAAAAATGCATTGCCATGTTATGcaagatgtgaaaaaaaaaaaaagcctgcgaACAAAATGAATTGGAAGAAATGGTAGCAGTTAAATGCCTTTTTGCACACCCTAAATAACAGCAGCACATTATTAAAATGTGCTCTTCATCAAGATAGCCCAGAATCCTGGAATGGACTTAGTAAAATACTGTTCTTTATTACAGAATAGCCAATTGGTGAAGTGTAGCTGCTGCTGGTTCGAAAGGCAACCAGcacaattgaccacttgcagaagtcggagcgccacctagcacgaaaaacgggaagcttgcgcctcgccgcttggttggaaaacatcccggctccagccttgctttggtacggcggcatcAAGTGGCaacgttgtgtttgcagagcttctttcgcgttttgtgaaagcgtcgacgttctttggtagtcgccatatatgacctgccttaaatatgattgaagaggacttcattctcttgccgtttttgcaaatgggacggacagctgacttctcagagcgctggataacgagcgacaatgcgtggggttatcttcatgccaacacttcgtccgtttgtcaggcacaccgcTGATGGGCTAAAAAAAAagggttaagttaagcacataaaacttaacgtaaacaccgtggaccttccacttggcctcataggagctacgtacacaccatccatgaagtcgggcatctacgtggttacagcatggttcacaaaagccattggcgacattgccggagagcactgtgaatgtgtggccggatgagtgctttatgcctgtcgcattccccgaactcttagttgtagcatggaacaacagatgtacacgttctagcttgcaaatttgatattcatctcgtgctgtttcgccaaactgctgtgttgcatgcttgtggtttacgaagccgtatcccaaatttcgcatgcggtacatgtacgcggtaggttattcagtttgtttttgcgagcgctaaggcctcaaagcttacgccaacctattttattatatgttatattagcttaaatatgggcagcgcgtgcgtCCGCAGGCCAGTACGCTCCCGCTTACTCGCGAgtactcatcaaggcagatagtttgacgaattgattcgaagtcatggtggaagagagcgcaacacaactgacatgtacggaaaaaaagaagacgagcgcagactcgcaaatgacatgacgtacatagactggccgcatctgtttgtGCGCTGTTCttcacaaatcgcttaatcgtaTTCGCATctactcagggtcactcagtgacgagcgcgaaggaaaactgcattctttatattttaaagCCTCAGCGggccctgccagcacgtcgctggccttctgttcagcgttgcagaactggcaggagatgacaagggtATAGTGCCTTGAATATACTTCTAGAGTATAATTCTAGGCACTATAACAAGGGAATAGAAGTtgcctgcataagccacagatcctagaatgcactgttagctgcaacggcgtgccgtccgggttcgaccgcttcacaGCTGCCGTCCGCAAACTtctccacattaaccttcgcgggcggaaatctgaagaaattactatttccattttcataataatagctcgtgcagccgaaagcgactcagttggccggcatgtcacgcccgagcagcgcagtttgctttccaaccacggagacggcgctcacgaagcgccgccccgcggccggtttttgcgcatgcgcagtcgtacttctgcaagtggtcaattgcaAGCGAAAATTAGGCAGCCACAATAATATTCAATGCCTAGACAAGGAGTCCAAAATCAAGTGGCACAATGCACATTGTGGGCTAGACCTGcaggtcccgacgtgggagtagccgggtgcgcgacgagttcgtgtcctcgccggacctgcaatgtttcttcactcactcacaatGCACATGTTCGACTGGTATCGCAAGCCTATTCCACATTGGGCAGCAATGTACTGCCATCATGTGTGCAGACAGTAGCGTCCTGTACAAAGCTGTATCTTAAATTATGGTACCTGTTGCTTAGAGCAGCATAGCCTATGTATTCAAAACACCAAACTCACTTCTGAAAGCAAGTTTTCATAGATGCTATGCCCTTCTTGCCGACGGTTGCAGGTTTCCAATGAACCTGAATTTTCGGCAAATCAGTCCTGCAGAATtagcaaggtggaggaaggttcatcaaaaaaaaaattgacaaccacCCGCACGTAGcaagaagctacaaaggaaacccacatggGTTTCTTGGAAACGAAGCTTTGTAGTCTAACAATAACTAGTCCTGGTTCAGGATAAACCCAAATTTTATATCTCCAGGCAACTCTATGAAGTGAATGAGGCTGCCTATATGCATGCCACTATGTTTGGTTTAATGGCTTCGGTCCACAATACTGACAATTTGATTTAAGCTCATATCGTAGGAAGCTAGCATGATCAAGATTTCAAGCATATGCCACCATGTGTGCAGACAGTAGTGCCCTTGTACAAAGCTGTATCTTGGAAAATTATGGCACCTCTCGAACAGAGCAACACAGCCTATTATATTCAAAACGCCAAACTCACGCTTTTGAAAGCAAGCTTGAAAAAGAACTGCAAGACGCCTTTGGGCAACTTCGAGTTGAGCATGCGCTTGACGTCCATTTGGGCTGCTTTGAGAAACTGGCCCGGGTGGCGATAACGCCAGCAGCGAGACACCCAGCCTGTGTGGTTGTTGAGCATAGATGAGAAGGCATGCGATACATTGCACTCCTCGGTGGTTAGGCCAGCATCCAAATCCTTGCCAAAGTATTGGCTCAGCTGCTTGATAATGATGTCAGAATCTGCAATCTCCTCGCCGTTGAGCTCCACAAATGGGAGTTGACCTTTCTTCGATTTAAACTTGAGCTTGTGGTCCACATTCTGAAAAGCAAAGTACAAAGTAACAGTTAGTGAAGGAAACACTGCTGAGCTGCCACTCTGCATGAAGAAACTAGTGAATCTGCCAACTGGTGCGTAGGACTACTGGGTATACTGCAGTAGACCCAGAGGTCTAGAGTAATTCATTTGCAGAGGGCTCACCTGGTGGTCTGGCCAGGTTTACCCTGTGCATAATGCAGCACATGTTGCTGGGAGAGTAAAAAGAGCAGGGCACCTGAGCAACAGCGCATGCAGTAATGTAATTGCGTCGACATGTGTGTCATTTGAGGCGGTGTGCCATGATGAGTAAAAATAGAATTAAAGGCATGCTTGAAGTGAAATGAGTCAAGATTTTCAGTAAAACAAATACGGGCGCCAAGCTGTGTCTTCCGAGCATGTGAGTGATGTGCAAGGGCCGTATCAAAGATGAGGTTAAACTTGTATAGATATCGCAACCGTTTGTCACGGCATGTTTCGGGCGGGCTACTCTAAGTACGAGGGGGCACGCTACGAATGAGTCACGCGCAGAAGAGGGCTAATTGCCGAATACATTGAGGTTACTACGCATACGGGGCTAGCAGAACAGCAACGTGTTGCTCACGACGGGGCAGAGCAACGTCTAAGGCGCAAAACGTAAAATACCGCTGATGAATCATATTTATGTGAGTCAATTGTGGAGATAAGTGCCAGAGGCGACACGCAACGATCATATCGGCTCTTCAAGAAAGAACTAGTCCACATTCACACAGGGTCAATGTAAATGCAGCAACGGAActcacttttttttaaaatttgcagCTAATAGTGAGTTGGGCAGATATTTTCATCGACCGGTTTCGGTGAGCCGGATTGACCTGCAAAGGCGGGGCGGCACGCCAAACGACCAGCGGTCTTCGCGCACAATGCTTGTCCCATAAACGCCTGTAATAGCTTTGTGCTGCAGAAGAACACTATGAAGCAAGACCAACGTACAACGTTCGGCGAGCGTGAGGGCGACCGCCGAACGCTGTTCCGAGTCACGCATCGGCCATGACAACACGCACTGACAGCTCTTAAGCCTAACACCGCGTCACACCAAGCCGGCCGACGCAATCCCGGCAGTGGGCAGATTTGAAACAAACGGCGCGCTGCGAAGACGACCAGCTCACCTCATACTTCACTTGTGTCATGCGCAGCCAAGTCTCAACTTTCAAACAGAAAGGCGAGATTCCGGGCAAAGTTGGACAGCGAGTGAACTGGTAGAGATAGACTACATCTTTTTCGTAATCCGTCTTGTGAACGCTGGGCTTGTTTGCCGGCGCCGACGCGGCGGTCGTGGTAGCGTCGGACGTCGGGCTGGCTGCCGTCTCCTGTGTGACTGGAGTTTCTGCAGGCTTTTCGGCCTTCGCCGGGGGTGCGGTACCTGCAGAGTTCTCGGTCTCGCTGGGGCTCGTCATGGCTGGAAGAACTCCGCGGCAAGGAAAGAGCGACGACGGGAGACCGGCGCAAAATGGCGCAGAGCAGCAACCCAAGCTTCACGTACAGTCTGACAGGCGGTCGATGATTGGCCAACGCCAGGGGAGCCTGGGAGGGGGCGCTTTATACGCGGCTCGACGCATGACGTCATGCGGACTGCGATGGATGAGTTCGATAGCGGACGTGACGTTTTCAGACTGCTGCCGTTTTTGACAGCTCTCCTCGAATAGTCGTCGGCTGAAACCGACGCGTTATCCAAAGCGCGCTGATACGGGCGCGTAAGGGCGTCCCTTCTCATGATGTCACGCTGCTTCGCTTCGGGAGCACGATAAACGCTGACTCACTCTCGTATTCCACATATTCTAAGTCGCAAAAGCGTTGTGTATTTGCGAGAAACAACAACCGTGAACGATTCAGTTTAGCCGCTGACGGCACAGAGCGTGAATTTCACGAAATGCTTTctctgaattaaaaaaaataaaaagtaaaaaaaaaacattatactGAAACTGCCACATAAATGCCATTACTGTCATCGAGCTGGTCTAAAGGCGAGTCATAGCGCTCCGATAAGAGACTGCTGATATGAGCCCAGGTATGATAACTTTCGACGTACTGAAGCAGCACTAGGGAGGTCAGCAGTGTTAAATATGCCGGAACGAGGGATACAGCCATCAAactaatgtattttttttcattctgtatACCAATGTCTGCATTTAGTAGGGTTGTACCATTGCACCTCTCCCTACCGCAGTCGCATTTACTGTAAGCTCATGTGGACTGCCGCGTGACGGCATAAGCTGCTTATCAGATATTGTACGTATCAGTGAATGAGACACGGTGCAGAAAGCACTGAAAAAAAAGTGCACTGACACCCCAGCCTGTTGTTCCACGCCCTGCCGACCAAATAGCGCAGACTGGAGCAGGAAAAATAGCGTAGAAGACGGGGAAGGGGCGTTCGCTGACTGAACTCAATTGTATCGTATGTTTTGTACCGCGACGATTGTGATAAATTACTAGAACTATCAAATGCGAGACAAAATGGTGATTTTTGCAAATTATACTTCATAGCAGCGGCGGACGTCCAAATTTGCGCAATAATCTACAATTTAATTATTAATTAACAAAGTTTCGTCATTTGACTTGGAATTTATTGACTTTAGTGAACATAACATAAACGAAGAATTGAAGTCAGCCAATGCACAAAGCATGCATATATACAGCATACCGGGTGTTCCTGTGAAGACTTTAAGTAATCTTTAACACtcatctgtggcagatagcataattataATCCTTGAGCTTGATTGCCCAaacaggcggacattatttggGTGAGAAATAGAAATGCGTAATTCAAGAATTACTAAAACTTCACTAATTAATTTTATTgtttactttacagcacatattgcaatatatAAATTGTAGCCTGGGGGACTTCGCAAAGTAGCTCCAattgaacgaattctcaggatgacaccagtttcgagacaattcccaaactttgcgaaTAAATAGACTGGTGGTCCAGTTACTTTTATACTTCAATGCATAATACGGCGTTTCGTTAAAAACTTAGGGGAACCACAATGCATTTCTTAGAGCAAGTTTCACGGTGCATATTTCGAAAATGTCGTCCACAGAAtccttttcaagtggatatgccttgcagtctcacgaACTAAAATTGTGTAAATTGTATATGTAACGAAAGGTAATTAGTTAATTTTTGTTGATTAGTAGATTAGGCATGCACATCGGTTTCTCGcgcaagtaacgtccgcctcttcgagtagaccagctcaggGAGTAGAATTTGGCTACATCTGCCGCAGGCGATTTTTTAAAAGCTACCTAAAGTAATTGCAGAAACACACGGCCGGTATACTTGTCGCTACAAACTTCACGCCTTGCCCCATTCTGAAGAAATAAAATATTCAAGATCTGCCGTCGAATTCCCTGCTGTTAATAGCACGTTTTAAGAAAGAGAAATTCAGAACGGTAAGCTTTAATTGGAACAGCAATACGTTTCGCGGCATATTCAGAGTCCATATTTGTCCGAACTAGAGCCGTAGGCACTAGGTTTCTCGCAAGAGGTTATGCTTTGACTACTGGGTGACTTCAATTCTGCAATTACGACGTGTCGCCTAAAGTCGTTAATTGAATAGTTTAGTAAAAAAGAATTTCGCTAATAATTGCATCGTCGATTATCGCGCAGATTCCGGTGCCCACCAACGCTATGAAACATGGTTAGTAGGAGTTATATTTTGTTATCGAATTGCCGCAGTTTTATGGTCTGAGAGGGTCGTTGCAGGAGCAATGTCCATATTGCACAAAAATGGGGTGGGCAGTGAGGCTGAGTAAATCGATCAGCTGACACAGCCTCAGAAGAAAGTTTCACCAGTTAACGTCCCActgtttttcattttgttcaaacAAAAGCAGGAGGGCAGTGACCTCTATGCCTTTGTGGATACGCGAAGTGCTACAAGTACAGCGTAGCCATCTGCGTGTCGGCACTTTTTCCCTTTCATGGATATTCCTCCACCTTAATTGCCCATTTTAGCTGAATTGATTTGCCATATAAAGTCTCCAGCGAGGCGACTTGTTGATTAATTTGGTGTCGCTCTTCGATCAGCTTACCTCAGatggtagtaataataataataatatttggggttttacgtgccaaaaccactttctgattatgaggcacgccgtagtggaggactccggaaattttgaccacctggggttctttaacgtgcacctaaatctaagcacacgggtgttttcgcatttcgcccccatcgaaatgcggccgccgtggccgggattcgatcccgcgacctcgtgctcagcagcccaacaccatagccactgagcaaccacggcgggtccagatggtagagcgaccagcCTGGAAAGCCGTTAGTCCCGCGTTCGACTCCCGAATCGGGACGAACTTTCCTTAGagatgcgaagctttctttctgagaaacccgtacgggtttcctttacAGTCCCGTGCTATGCTATAAGGAATGgaatttcttttctctctttcatcaGCATACAACGATTAACTTCGAATTCAGATAAAATTACACGCACATTCTTCCGTCTACAGAACTATAATACAagctgaaattaaaaaaaagaaaagaagaaaaatgtgcATACCCCGCTATATAAGCGTATTCGTTAGCCAAGCTAGCGGACTGAGGTTTGGAGTGCACGCAGAAAAGAGGGCTCCCGTTTGCCCAGTGTGCGTTAATTAATCAGAGCGTCCATCGTTATGACCGCCGTATACCGCTACTGTTTCGCTTATGCCAACCTACCCCGAGAAGGGGCTGCGGAATGTTGGCAGTACAGCGCCCAGTGTGGCGGCCACTTCAAGGCGCGAGCTGGGTTCATCTGTTGGTTCGTTGAAGAAAGCTGCTCGAGTGACCAAGGTCTCCGAATCACCGCATGAACACGCCATAAAGAACGACTCCTACAAGTCGTCGGAACGCTCGCTGAGAATAAGTCGACGTGGAGCAGTAACTAATTAAAACGTTCATATGCCCCGACACGATTTGAAAACAGCACCCTGGGAACATTGTGAAACGCACAAGTATAATATATGCCTGCGCTTCTTGGACCATACTTCCTTTTCTCCTATAGTTCTCGCATAAATGACGAGTAATTTTTATATTGCTTAGTGATGCGTGTGCTCCCGATAAGAACTGTTTGTTTCGCGCTCATTACACGAAGCTCGCGAAGTTTTGCATTTCGCTCAGGGACTCGGCCTCGGCAAACAGAGGGAAAGAGAAACACAGACTGGACTTATGTCGCTTGGCTTCTTATCTCTACTTTCTTCCTATTCTTGCCTACATCGTTTCACGTGCTTGGCGTTTAGGACTGCAACAGTAAATATACTTGTGTAAAACAGAACAGTGAGCAGCCCTGCAGTAGGTGACTCGGGATCGCCCTAAGTTGGAGGGGGGACTATAGGATCGGTAATATACTTCTCTGAAGAGGTTGGCTGACACAAGCCACCGCCTTACCGGTACAAGAGTACCTGGTGCAATTCGTCAACGCTGCGTTGAAACATTGCACGCGCTTAGGACTTAGGACCTCCTCCAGCTCCATTGTTGATTTTAAATAAagtcttcatctctctctctctctctctctctctaaagagCCGATACACTTGCTGGGAAAGCGAGAGTTACCAAGTTACATGTCAAACAACCAAGTATGGAAGTGAAAACATGCATAAACGACTACGTGGCGCTTATGCGTCTCGCCCAATTAGTTATCGCTTATAAGATATCAGTTAAATAGCCCCGGTAGTAGCACAACGTCAGTGAAAATTACGCTTTAGAAATAGCGTCCCCCGAAGCGCTTTCGGGTACCCAATATTCGTTGCGCGTACATGTACATTTCGCGTTCTTTTGTgcttctctatttctctctctctgcattgTTATGTGCGACCGGCCGACAGAGTGCCTCAACTTCCATTCGGGTCCCCTATCATATAAAACTTCCAAACTATTTTGCGACACTATAGTTCCTTCACTTTTTCTGTCTCTTCGTGTGTCATCGATCGCCACGGCCAACCGACGTAACCAGTGGATAAAACTAAATAATGTCGTTCTATGCGTAAGGCAGGGACGTGCAGAATCAGAGGGCGGAACGCGTGCAGCTCTGCGTGCATCAGCAGATAAAGTGCTCGAACAGTGACCTCGCACGCTTTCGCCCGAGCTCCGCTGGCCGCCACCACTGCCGCATGGTTTGCCAGGGAGTTTCAGGAGAAACGGAGGGGGGAGGCTGCTTCGGCAGTCGGTGGCAGCATGCAGGCACGAGCTCCTCTTTGAAGGAGCACTACTAATTGTCTTATCGGGGCCGGAGCGGAGAGATAGTCATCCTCCGGTCGCCCACACGCGGCTCGGCGAAGCCTCCGCTTCCCGTGCCATCCGGTGTGCGTGACTTTCGCCGGAATCCGCGTCAGTGCGGGAAAACTCGGCGGACGATCGAGCGTCGCTTGCGCGTGGCTCACTTTGACTCGCGGGCCCGCCCGCCCGCGCCATGCACACGCCGTTGCGTCGCCACGGACTTGGTCTTTCTTATTGGTTGGGAAGTCGGTTGGTGCCGAACGGTTCAATTTTGCGTTTAATGTTACGAGAGCCATCGGCACGTTCTTTGCGAAGTCACTCTGCGCAAAGACATTCACACACGGCCAACTGCTATTGAACCCGCGTGCACACGCTGTCTGTAGAAAGCATTAACATTAACAATCCTACACATTTTAATAGGCTCCCCTCAACACGA
This Dermacentor albipictus isolate Rhodes 1998 colony chromosome 1, USDA_Dalb.pri_finalv2, whole genome shotgun sequence DNA region includes the following protein-coding sequences:
- the fax gene encoding failed axon connections, whose translation is MTSPSETENSAGTAPPAKAEKPAETPVTQETAASPTSDATTTAASAPANKPSVHKTDYEKDVVYLYQFTRCPTLPGISPFCLKVETWLRMTQVKYENVDHKLKFKSKKGQLPFVELNGEEIADSDIIIKQLSQYFGKDLDAGLTTEECNVSHAFSSMLNNHTGWVSRCWRYRHPGQFLKAAQMDVKRMLNSKLPKGVLQFFFKLAFKSNVQQTIGHGLGRHTTDEILEFGKEDLKHLSQYLGTKQFFFGTEPHLLDCVAFAHLCQFVYVPFGGLLEFMEQECANLLAFVERMKERYWADWDEICKTLELNTHLPKKTPEEEPKKAADESAPAADDKTPAAEDAVKKSEATVEEVKKEEVIKKEVVEEVVTKTPTEVKE